Proteins encoded within one genomic window of Vulgatibacter sp.:
- the rpoZ gene encoding DNA-directed RNA polymerase subunit omega: MARVTIEDCLPLVENRFALVILATKRTRQLMAGARPLLEQGKNKPAVLSLREVATGKVKFDREVRDALLGKFDEEVGPTILRAIPAPSATGRP; encoded by the coding sequence ATGGCTCGCGTTACCATCGAAGATTGTCTGCCCCTGGTGGAAAACCGCTTTGCGCTGGTGATCCTGGCGACCAAGCGGACGCGCCAGCTCATGGCCGGCGCCAGGCCGCTCCTCGAGCAGGGCAAGAACAAGCCCGCGGTGCTCTCGCTCCGCGAGGTGGCCACCGGCAAGGTGAAGTTCGACCGCGAGGTCCGGGACGCGCTGCTCGGCAAGTTCGACGAGGAGGTCGGTCCCACGATCCTCCGCGCGATCCCCGCGCCGTCGGCCACCGGCCGCCCGTAG
- a CDS encoding ABC transporter permease subunit gives MRSTIAIARKELHIYFTTPIAYVVFFATSFIGAFFFLSLTAEYQRRSMQFMQFQAPQMLERMNLTDMVASPLVLNMGVILIFVVPFLTMRLLAEERRQKTMELLMTAPIRSGEIVLGKYLAALCVLLVVVAITAVFPALLASWGTGSGGGSAVEWQTVGAALAGLFLCGAGFVAVGLFVSALTESQVVAALITFLVLLLTWVVGWKAAEAEGVWQEMIAHLSSVQHLVSFARGVVAVEDLVYFLSLAVIGLYLTHRAVEARRWA, from the coding sequence ATGCGCAGCACGATCGCGATCGCTCGCAAGGAGCTCCACATCTACTTCACCACGCCGATCGCCTACGTCGTCTTCTTCGCGACGTCCTTCATCGGCGCCTTCTTCTTCCTCTCCCTCACCGCCGAGTACCAGCGGCGCTCGATGCAGTTCATGCAGTTCCAGGCGCCGCAGATGCTGGAGCGGATGAACCTCACCGACATGGTGGCCTCCCCCCTCGTCCTCAACATGGGCGTGATCCTCATCTTCGTGGTGCCCTTCCTCACCATGCGGCTCCTCGCCGAGGAGCGGCGCCAGAAGACGATGGAGCTGCTGATGACCGCGCCGATCCGCTCCGGCGAGATCGTCCTCGGCAAATACCTCGCGGCGCTCTGCGTGCTCCTCGTCGTGGTGGCGATCACCGCCGTCTTCCCGGCGCTCCTCGCCAGTTGGGGCACGGGCAGCGGCGGCGGCAGCGCGGTGGAATGGCAGACGGTGGGGGCGGCGCTCGCAGGGCTCTTCCTCTGCGGCGCCGGCTTCGTCGCCGTCGGCCTCTTCGTCTCGGCCCTCACCGAGTCGCAGGTGGTTGCGGCCCTGATCACCTTCCTCGTCCTCCTGCTCACCTGGGTGGTGGGCTGGAAGGCGGCGGAGGCGGAAGGCGTGTGGCAGGAGATGATCGCGCACCTCTCCTCGGTGCAGCACCTCGTCTCCTTCGCCCGCGGGGTCGTCGCCGTGGAGGACCTCGTCTACTTCCTGTCCCTCGCCGTGATCGGCCTCTACCTCACCCACCGCGCCGTCGAGGCGCGCCGCTGGGCCTGA
- a CDS encoding CHASE domain-containing protein: MRHVAEQRSSGTGGRRGRWLAAAVLVVGLLLSAVATRYVQRNVEQAAQVRLTYQADEAVQLLAKRMEAYVATIRSAAALFAASETVTRGEFRHFVDALDLRTTYPGIQGLGFTRVVRGPRGADPRLEGYLVHEPPSHSAIVMIEPIGPRNLQALGYDMFAEPTRRAAMERARDSGQPAASGRVELVQEITPERQAGFLIYVPVYETRQLPPTVEGRRAALIGWVYSPFRTGDLLRGVYGPSLDFEISIYGGSDVDDGRLLYASADAALLETDAVAVRQLQVAGETWTIVLGRAGGLVRGSEALLPPLVLVASALVTLLLFGITWSLVQGREAAEEASARLLASEAERSRLLDAERVARVETEQARQRAAFLADASALLASSLSAPDMLEKLARRAVPFLGDGCAIDLENEQGELTREVVVYRDPALEEWIREAYRGEALTATFAPIIHGVAATGKPAILAEVPDTVPARLPPQLREMGRKLLGSFVVVPLTSREGILGTISFSAEQPGRFGPAEQELAIDLGRRVALAIDNTRLFANAQEAIRVRDDFLSIASHELRTPLTALQAHLQGLLRSLQRELPPPATVETKIETALRQTRRLGKLVNELLDVSRITAGKLHLEREPFDLAELATELAERFREEAQRAGSELVVRAEHGATGRWDRNRIEQVLTNLLSNAIKYGAGEPVELDVKNTGATVCVSVYDRGIGISPEAQLRIFGRFERASSERHYGGLGLGLYITREIVAAHGGQILVKSAPGEGARFLVVLPREAPDRHDAEASPA; the protein is encoded by the coding sequence ATGCGGCACGTGGCGGAGCAGCGCAGCAGCGGCACCGGTGGTCGACGGGGAAGATGGCTGGCGGCAGCCGTGCTCGTGGTGGGGCTCCTGCTCAGCGCCGTGGCCACGCGCTACGTGCAGCGCAACGTCGAGCAGGCGGCGCAGGTCCGGCTCACCTACCAGGCGGACGAGGCGGTGCAGCTCCTCGCCAAGCGGATGGAGGCCTACGTGGCGACCATCCGCAGCGCCGCGGCGCTCTTCGCCGCGAGCGAGACGGTGACCCGCGGCGAGTTCCGGCACTTCGTCGATGCCCTCGACCTCCGCACCACCTATCCCGGCATCCAGGGGCTCGGCTTCACCCGCGTGGTGAGAGGGCCGCGGGGCGCCGATCCGCGGCTCGAGGGCTATCTCGTCCACGAGCCGCCCAGCCACTCCGCGATCGTGATGATCGAGCCCATCGGCCCGCGGAACCTGCAGGCCCTGGGCTACGACATGTTCGCCGAGCCGACGCGGCGCGCGGCGATGGAGCGCGCCCGGGACAGTGGCCAGCCCGCGGCGAGCGGCAGGGTCGAGCTGGTGCAGGAGATCACGCCGGAGCGGCAGGCGGGCTTCCTGATCTACGTGCCCGTCTACGAGACCCGGCAGCTTCCGCCCACGGTGGAAGGCAGGCGGGCGGCGCTGATCGGTTGGGTCTACAGCCCCTTCCGTACCGGCGACCTCCTCCGCGGCGTCTACGGTCCCTCCCTCGACTTCGAGATCTCCATCTACGGGGGGAGCGACGTCGACGACGGCAGGCTCCTCTACGCTTCCGCCGACGCTGCGCTGCTCGAGACGGACGCGGTGGCGGTGCGGCAGCTGCAGGTCGCGGGCGAGACCTGGACCATCGTGCTCGGCAGGGCCGGCGGGCTGGTGCGCGGCAGCGAGGCGCTCCTGCCGCCCCTCGTCCTCGTGGCGTCGGCGCTGGTGACCCTCCTCCTCTTCGGGATCACCTGGAGCCTCGTCCAGGGACGGGAGGCGGCGGAGGAAGCCTCGGCGCGGCTCCTCGCCAGCGAAGCGGAGCGAAGCCGCCTCCTCGATGCGGAGCGGGTCGCCCGCGTGGAGACGGAGCAGGCCCGCCAGCGGGCCGCCTTCCTGGCGGACGCCAGCGCGCTCCTCGCCTCGAGCCTCTCCGCGCCCGACATGCTCGAGAAGCTCGCCCGGCGGGCGGTCCCCTTCCTCGGCGACGGCTGCGCCATCGACCTCGAGAACGAGCAAGGCGAGCTGACACGCGAGGTGGTGGTCTACCGGGATCCCGCCCTCGAGGAGTGGATCCGCGAGGCCTACCGGGGGGAGGCGCTGACGGCGACCTTCGCGCCGATCATCCACGGGGTCGCGGCGACCGGCAAGCCGGCCATTCTCGCCGAGGTACCCGACACCGTCCCGGCACGGTTGCCGCCGCAGTTGCGGGAGATGGGCAGGAAGCTCCTCGGCTCCTTCGTGGTCGTGCCCCTCACCTCGCGCGAGGGGATCCTCGGCACCATCTCCTTCTCCGCGGAGCAGCCGGGCCGCTTCGGTCCTGCCGAGCAGGAGCTCGCGATCGATCTGGGCAGGCGCGTGGCGCTCGCCATCGACAACACCCGTCTCTTCGCCAACGCGCAGGAGGCGATCCGCGTCCGCGACGACTTCCTCTCGATCGCCTCCCACGAGCTCCGCACGCCGCTCACCGCGCTGCAGGCGCATCTGCAGGGCCTGCTGCGCTCGCTGCAGCGCGAGCTGCCGCCGCCCGCCACTGTCGAGACGAAGATCGAGACGGCACTGCGACAGACCCGGCGTCTCGGCAAGCTGGTGAACGAGCTGCTCGACGTCTCCCGGATCACCGCGGGCAAGCTCCACCTCGAGCGCGAACCCTTCGATCTGGCGGAGCTGGCGACCGAGCTCGCGGAGCGGTTCCGCGAGGAGGCGCAGCGCGCGGGCTCGGAGCTGGTGGTGCGGGCGGAGCACGGCGCCACCGGCAGGTGGGATCGGAACCGGATCGAGCAGGTGCTCACCAACCTGCTCTCCAACGCGATCAAATACGGGGCCGGTGAACCGGTGGAGCTCGACGTGAAGAACACCGGTGCCACGGTCTGCGTCAGCGTCTACGACCGCGGCATCGGCATCTCGCCCGAGGCGCAGCTGCGGATCTTCGGCCGCTTCGAGCGGGCCTCGTCCGAGCGCCACTACGGTGGGCTCGGCCTCGGCCTCTACATCACCCGGGAGATCGTGGCGGCCCACGGCGGCCAGATCCTGGTCAAGAGCGCGCCCGGCGAGGGCGCCCGCTTCCTCGTGGTCCTGCCCCGGGAGGCGCCCGATCGGCACGACGCCGAGGCGTCGCCTGCTTAG
- a CDS encoding ABC transporter ATP-binding protein codes for MIEVSHLSKRYRDLVAIEDLSFTVEKGEILGFLGPNGAGKSTTMRILTGFQPATSGTARVAGYDVFEQPLEVKRRVGYLPEIPPVYGDMTVAAYLKFVAELKGVPRKARAAEVERVADAARVAHVMDRLIDNVSKGYKQRVGIAQALLGSPDVLVLDEPTVGLDPSQILEVRDLIRGLAGRHTVILSTHILQEVVATCDRVLIIARGKRVAHERLADLQAKHPGKSLDEIFLDLTSDTRIAPPAAVPAAGERAA; via the coding sequence ATGATCGAGGTTTCGCATTTGTCGAAGCGCTATCGCGATCTGGTGGCCATCGAGGACCTCTCCTTCACCGTGGAGAAGGGCGAGATCCTCGGCTTCCTCGGCCCGAACGGCGCGGGGAAGAGCACCACGATGCGCATTCTCACCGGCTTCCAGCCGGCGACCTCCGGCACGGCCCGGGTGGCAGGGTACGACGTCTTCGAGCAGCCGCTCGAGGTGAAGCGGCGGGTCGGCTACCTCCCCGAGATCCCCCCGGTCTACGGCGACATGACCGTCGCCGCCTACCTGAAGTTCGTCGCCGAGCTCAAGGGTGTGCCCCGCAAGGCCCGGGCCGCCGAGGTGGAGCGGGTGGCCGACGCGGCGCGGGTGGCCCACGTGATGGACCGCCTCATCGACAACGTCTCCAAGGGCTACAAGCAGCGGGTCGGGATCGCGCAGGCCCTCCTCGGATCCCCGGACGTGCTCGTCCTCGACGAGCCGACGGTCGGCCTCGACCCCTCGCAGATCCTGGAGGTCCGCGATCTGATCCGCGGCCTCGCCGGACGGCACACGGTGATCCTCTCGACGCACATCCTCCAGGAGGTGGTGGCCACCTGCGACAGGGTGCTGATCATCGCCAGGGGCAAGCGCGTCGCCCACGAGCGCCTCGCCGATCTGCAGGCGAAGCACCCGGGCAAGAGCCTCGACGAGATCTTCCTCGACCTCACCTCCGACACGCGGATCGCTCCGCCTGCTGCAGTCCCTGCAGCCGGTGAGCGCGCGGCCTGA
- a CDS encoding GldG family protein has product MKNLRFLSRLALGFGIALLVSALASTILVGGGAASVQGALGLAGLAFYFATNKGAFGRTFAGRATFYYATTSVTALLLVGAVVAANYVAVKKEVRWDLTRGGIFTLAEDTVRTLEGLREEVQVTAFFGPADPAHAEVKELLDRYQAKSSKLVVDYVDPYASPERVQEKGIREGGPRVIFASGGNEARAGEISEGSFTNALVKVLRRGEKKLYVTTGHGERDTADQGQRGYGRVASALADEGLRIEKLQLTTGEVPEDAAAVLILGPEKRFFEPEVESLRRYLETGGRLLVALEPGFSDPALEKLLGDHGFVFDQGLVVDPLSRLMGGGAAIPVVQTYADHEVIREFALATLFPTARSIAASGDAAPRPTVIALSNPSAWAESNLDDPQARYDEGEKRGQLGLAAAVSRPAGETEARIFAVGDVDFASNQYEGGGGNSDFFLNAVNWLASREARITIRPKSREASRLVLTEADARFLNLFSLNVLPMLILGAGLSVWLVRRSK; this is encoded by the coding sequence ATGAAGAATCTGCGTTTCCTCTCTCGATTGGCACTCGGTTTCGGTATCGCCCTGCTCGTCTCGGCGCTGGCGAGCACGATCCTCGTCGGCGGCGGCGCAGCCTCGGTGCAGGGGGCCCTCGGCCTCGCGGGCCTCGCCTTCTACTTCGCCACCAACAAGGGCGCCTTCGGACGCACCTTCGCCGGCAGGGCCACCTTCTACTACGCCACCACCTCCGTGACCGCGCTCCTGCTCGTGGGCGCGGTGGTCGCAGCCAACTACGTGGCGGTGAAGAAGGAGGTCCGCTGGGATCTCACCAGGGGCGGCATCTTCACCCTGGCGGAGGACACGGTAAGGACCCTGGAGGGCCTGCGCGAGGAGGTGCAGGTCACCGCCTTCTTCGGCCCAGCGGATCCCGCCCACGCCGAGGTGAAGGAGCTGCTCGATCGCTACCAGGCGAAGAGCAGCAAGCTGGTGGTGGACTACGTCGATCCCTATGCGTCGCCGGAGCGCGTGCAGGAGAAGGGGATCCGCGAGGGCGGGCCGCGGGTGATCTTCGCCAGCGGCGGGAACGAAGCCCGCGCCGGCGAGATCAGCGAGGGGTCCTTCACCAACGCGCTCGTCAAGGTGCTGCGCCGGGGCGAGAAGAAGCTCTACGTCACCACCGGGCACGGCGAGCGCGATACCGCCGACCAGGGGCAGCGGGGCTACGGGCGGGTCGCCTCCGCGCTCGCCGACGAGGGGCTGCGGATCGAGAAGCTGCAGCTCACCACCGGCGAGGTGCCGGAGGATGCGGCGGCGGTGCTGATCCTCGGCCCGGAGAAGCGCTTCTTCGAGCCCGAGGTGGAGTCGCTGCGCCGCTACCTGGAGACGGGCGGCCGGCTCCTCGTTGCGCTGGAGCCAGGCTTCTCCGATCCGGCCCTCGAGAAGCTCCTCGGCGACCACGGCTTCGTCTTCGACCAGGGGCTGGTGGTGGATCCCCTCTCCCGGCTGATGGGCGGCGGCGCCGCGATCCCGGTGGTGCAGACCTACGCCGACCACGAGGTGATCCGCGAGTTTGCCCTGGCGACCCTCTTCCCCACCGCCCGCTCGATCGCAGCCAGCGGCGATGCCGCGCCCCGCCCCACGGTGATCGCGCTCTCCAATCCCTCCGCCTGGGCCGAGAGCAACCTCGACGATCCCCAGGCCCGCTACGACGAGGGGGAGAAGCGCGGGCAGCTAGGCCTCGCTGCTGCGGTGTCGAGGCCCGCCGGCGAGACGGAGGCCAGGATCTTCGCTGTCGGCGACGTGGACTTCGCCTCCAACCAATACGAGGGCGGCGGCGGCAACAGCGACTTCTTCCTCAACGCCGTCAACTGGCTCGCCTCCCGGGAGGCGCGGATCACCATCCGCCCGAAGAGCCGCGAAGCATCGCGGCTGGTGCTCACCGAGGCCGACGCCCGCTTCTTGAACCTCTTCTCCCTCAACGTGTTGCCGATGCTGATCCTCGGAGCGGGGCTCTCGGTCTGGCTGGTGCGGAGGTCGAAGTAG
- a CDS encoding aspartate kinase, protein MSIVVQKYGGSSVADVEKIRKVADRVAATQAAGKQVVVVVSAMGDTTDELLALARQVCESPARRELDMLLTAGERISMALLSMALNARNVPAVSFTGSQSGIITNDSHANARIVEVRPYRVQDELERGKVVIVAGYQGVSYKKEVTTLGRGGSDTTAVALAAALGAEACEIYSDVEGVYSADPRVVPESRRLSEVSYEEMQELAEAGAKVLNAQAVEFAKDKGIAIFARSTFGGSGETVVRKLAPGAPGRVVGVTSEKELALLDAKPESSTALAELLEHLDARAAGGKQLLFERASSAGTGATSLLLSLENLHDFGALKQDLAVRFGGEVQVREGIGAVSAIGSGINATFANVRRALAALAAAQIEVLALSTSSFRISVLVEERHLAEAVRRLHAELITV, encoded by the coding sequence TTGTCCATCGTGGTGCAGAAATACGGCGGTTCGTCGGTCGCCGACGTCGAGAAGATCCGGAAGGTGGCCGATCGCGTCGCCGCCACCCAGGCCGCCGGCAAGCAGGTGGTGGTGGTGGTCTCGGCGATGGGCGACACCACCGACGAGCTGTTGGCCCTGGCGCGGCAGGTCTGCGAGAGCCCCGCGCGGCGCGAGCTCGACATGCTCCTCACCGCAGGCGAGCGGATCTCGATGGCCCTCCTCTCGATGGCCCTGAACGCCCGCAACGTCCCGGCGGTGAGCTTCACCGGATCCCAGTCGGGGATCATCACCAACGACAGCCACGCCAACGCCCGGATCGTCGAGGTGCGCCCCTACCGCGTGCAGGACGAGCTCGAGCGCGGCAAGGTGGTGATCGTCGCCGGCTACCAGGGCGTCTCCTACAAGAAGGAGGTCACCACCCTGGGACGCGGGGGCTCCGACACCACCGCGGTGGCCCTCGCTGCGGCGCTCGGCGCCGAGGCCTGCGAGATCTACAGCGACGTGGAGGGCGTCTACAGCGCCGACCCGCGGGTGGTCCCGGAGAGCAGGCGGCTCTCGGAGGTCTCCTACGAGGAGATGCAGGAGCTGGCGGAGGCCGGCGCGAAGGTCCTGAACGCGCAGGCGGTGGAATTCGCCAAGGACAAGGGGATCGCCATCTTCGCCCGCTCCACCTTCGGGGGCAGCGGCGAGACGGTGGTCCGCAAGCTCGCCCCGGGGGCGCCGGGCCGCGTGGTCGGCGTCACCTCCGAGAAGGAGCTGGCGCTCCTCGACGCGAAGCCGGAGAGCAGCACCGCCCTCGCCGAGCTGCTCGAGCACCTCGACGCCAGGGCTGCAGGGGGCAAGCAGCTCCTCTTCGAGCGGGCCTCCAGCGCCGGGACCGGCGCCACCTCGCTGCTCCTCTCTCTCGAGAACCTCCACGACTTCGGCGCGTTGAAGCAGGACCTGGCCGTGCGTTTCGGCGGCGAGGTGCAGGTGCGCGAGGGGATCGGCGCGGTCTCGGCGATCGGCTCGGGGATCAACGCCACGTTCGCAAACGTCCGGCGTGCCCTGGCGGCCCTCGCCGCTGCGCAGATCGAGGTCCTCGCCCTCTCGACCTCGAGCTTCCGGATCAGCGTGCTCGTCGAGGAGCGGCACCTCGCGGAGGCGGTCCGCCGCCTCCACGCGGAGCTGATCACGGTCTAA
- the groES gene encoding co-chaperone GroES, with amino-acid sequence MKIRPLQDRLIVKRLKEEEKTKGGIIIPETAKEKPLEAEVIAVGNGKVLEDGKVRPLDVKAGDRVLFSKYAGTEIKIEGEEFLMLREDDVLGVIEK; translated from the coding sequence ATGAAGATTCGGCCGCTGCAGGACCGCCTCATCGTCAAGCGCCTCAAGGAAGAGGAGAAGACCAAGGGCGGGATCATCATCCCCGAGACCGCCAAGGAGAAGCCCCTCGAGGCCGAGGTCATCGCCGTGGGCAACGGCAAGGTCCTCGAGGACGGCAAGGTCCGTCCCCTCGACGTGAAGGCCGGCGATCGCGTCCTCTTCAGCAAGTACGCGGGCACCGAGATCAAGATCGAGGGCGAGGAGTTCCTGATGCTGCGCGAGGACGACGTCCTCGGCGTCATCGAGAAGTAA
- a CDS encoding DUF4340 domain-containing protein, translated as MTQKTRMLATMAAAVAVAAGAGAFAFFGVFEAGQAEAARKEADEKLLGFEEAQIRRLELRAKGETTVLEKRDGSWRLVQPVDAAADGDAVESLLRQLAAARRSKTVDGTDPARFGLADPAVVVRAFGAGEAKAEVALGATNTFDGSLFVRDAAGRIATTAATLRGALEKVAFDLREKRLARFGTEAVDEIRAEGERDFVLARSDEGWRLLAPVQEAADRETTEGILRALQDLRATAFAAEKPEALGPWGLETPALTVRLQRGSEPPVVVAFGRVEGKVYARAGAGPVAEVAASILDRVGKTVEELRDKRVLAFETERVRRVRLEGEGGAAEVERRGEDWFLVAPKEAKARGWKMSSIVSSLWGLRAEAFVPGSEAAERGLEKPRRQVTLLDEQGKELASLHVGREEGAFLWVRASGQERIAKVKGPRLSSLPASSAELEEAAPETAKAQ; from the coding sequence ATGACGCAGAAGACGAGGATGCTCGCCACGATGGCGGCTGCGGTCGCGGTCGCAGCAGGCGCCGGCGCCTTCGCCTTTTTCGGCGTCTTCGAGGCCGGGCAGGCGGAGGCCGCGCGCAAGGAGGCGGACGAGAAGCTGCTCGGCTTCGAGGAGGCGCAGATCCGCAGGCTCGAACTCCGGGCGAAGGGCGAGACCACCGTGCTCGAGAAGCGCGACGGCTCGTGGCGCCTCGTGCAGCCGGTCGACGCAGCGGCGGATGGCGACGCGGTGGAGTCGCTGCTCCGCCAGCTCGCCGCGGCGCGCCGGTCGAAGACGGTGGACGGCACCGATCCGGCGCGCTTCGGCCTCGCCGATCCAGCGGTGGTGGTGAGGGCGTTCGGCGCTGGCGAGGCGAAGGCGGAGGTGGCCCTGGGCGCAACCAACACCTTCGACGGATCGCTCTTCGTGCGCGACGCCGCCGGCAGGATCGCCACCACCGCCGCCACGCTGCGGGGCGCGCTCGAGAAGGTCGCCTTCGATCTGCGGGAGAAGCGGCTCGCCCGCTTCGGGACGGAGGCGGTGGACGAGATCCGGGCGGAGGGTGAGCGGGACTTCGTCCTCGCCCGCAGCGACGAAGGCTGGCGCCTCCTGGCGCCGGTGCAGGAGGCGGCGGACCGCGAGACGACCGAGGGGATCCTGCGGGCGCTGCAGGATCTCCGGGCCACCGCCTTCGCCGCGGAAAAGCCCGAGGCACTGGGACCCTGGGGCCTCGAGACGCCGGCGCTCACGGTGCGGCTCCAGCGGGGAAGCGAGCCCCCGGTCGTGGTCGCCTTCGGCCGCGTCGAGGGCAAGGTCTACGCTCGCGCCGGCGCGGGCCCCGTCGCCGAGGTGGCTGCGTCCATTCTCGACCGGGTGGGCAAGACGGTGGAGGAGCTCCGCGACAAGCGCGTCCTCGCCTTCGAGACGGAGCGGGTGCGGCGGGTCCGCCTCGAAGGCGAGGGCGGCGCGGCCGAGGTGGAGAGGCGTGGCGAGGATTGGTTCCTCGTGGCGCCGAAGGAGGCGAAGGCGAGGGGCTGGAAGATGAGCTCGATCGTCTCGTCGCTCTGGGGCCTGCGGGCCGAGGCCTTCGTCCCCGGCAGCGAGGCGGCGGAGCGGGGCCTGGAGAAGCCCCGCCGGCAGGTCACGCTGCTCGACGAGCAGGGGAAGGAGCTCGCCTCCCTCCATGTTGGCAGGGAGGAAGGCGCCTTCCTCTGGGTTCGGGCCTCGGGCCAGGAGCGGATCGCGAAGGTGAAGGGGCCCCGGCTCTCGAGCCTGCCTGCCTCCTCCGCCGAGCTGGAGGAAGCGGCGCCGGAAACGGCGAAAGCCCAATGA
- a CDS encoding thioesterase family protein — translation MERRVLEMNASATATKRVEEADLASALASEPGDLFLAVLSTPTMIGLMELAAARVLQQVLEPGESSVGAGLQVQHTAPTLPGREITAHARFTGMDGKLYTFEIRAEDDVGEIGSGFHRRAIVDVERFMASTRRRSQ, via the coding sequence GTGGAGAGGCGTGTGCTGGAGATGAACGCGAGCGCGACCGCGACGAAGCGGGTCGAGGAGGCGGACCTGGCCAGCGCCCTGGCGTCGGAGCCGGGGGACCTCTTCCTGGCGGTGCTCTCGACGCCGACGATGATCGGCCTGATGGAGCTCGCCGCTGCCCGGGTGCTGCAGCAGGTGCTCGAGCCGGGGGAGAGCTCGGTGGGCGCCGGCCTGCAGGTGCAGCACACCGCGCCGACGCTCCCCGGCCGCGAGATCACCGCCCACGCCCGCTTCACCGGGATGGACGGCAAGCTCTACACCTTCGAGATCCGGGCGGAGGACGACGTCGGCGAGATCGGCAGCGGCTTCCACCGGCGCGCCATCGTCGACGTCGAGCGCTTCATGGCGAGCACCAGGCGCAGGTCGCAGTAG